In one window of Nocardia brasiliensis DNA:
- a CDS encoding cytochrome P450, translating to MAEVESTDTVADSTLHPPRWAPTFIRWHRTPVSWRASIKLSLGILPRVRDHTVLDYVTAFPGQDDVIVARVPFKKFVVVRSPELARHVLVSNQSNYTKSPDYDMLAVAFGRGLVTDLNDALWQRNRRLVQPIFAKRNVDGFAPVMVEAATDAVSRIRALAQTDGIIDVNAEMNRLTLDITSRTMFGTDITGPMSEVTLYRLLRFFGRGFMTNASYPIHYLGTWLHRHGRHRNEAGNSRLPMRIMRALGWVIEPRSMRDLRHAEQVVDGLIADHRSGRIDRKDNLLAALIDAADPETGYRYTDQEIHDELMTFIGAGMETTATALSWVWQLLSEYPEARARLREEVRTVLGGRPARAADLDRLPWTQAVVAETMRLLPPVVGLGRTAKAHDVLGGYRIKPGDTVITVIHGVHHSNRVWDRPDEFDPSRYLPEQVEREHKRATMPFGAGKRMCVASGFASMEAALVVATFAQHLEFDAVSDKRIRRQNSFTGGPDGPLPMRPRFLPELERADTAV from the coding sequence ATGGCCGAGGTCGAGAGCACCGATACCGTCGCCGATTCGACTTTGCACCCACCCCGGTGGGCGCCCACCTTCATTCGCTGGCATCGCACGCCCGTCAGCTGGCGTGCCTCGATCAAGCTGTCGCTCGGCATCCTGCCGCGGGTGCGCGACCACACGGTGCTCGACTATGTGACCGCGTTCCCCGGGCAGGACGACGTGATCGTCGCGCGGGTGCCGTTCAAGAAGTTCGTCGTGGTGCGCAGTCCGGAACTGGCGCGCCACGTCCTGGTGTCGAACCAGAGCAACTACACCAAGAGCCCGGACTACGACATGCTCGCGGTGGCGTTCGGCCGCGGCCTGGTCACCGATCTGAACGATGCGCTGTGGCAACGGAATCGGCGGCTGGTGCAGCCGATCTTCGCCAAGCGCAACGTCGATGGCTTCGCGCCGGTGATGGTCGAGGCCGCCACCGACGCGGTGTCCAGGATCCGCGCGCTGGCGCAGACCGACGGCATCATCGACGTCAACGCCGAAATGAACCGGCTCACTTTGGATATCACCTCACGCACGATGTTCGGCACCGATATCACCGGGCCCATGTCCGAGGTGACGCTGTATCGACTGCTGCGGTTCTTCGGCCGCGGCTTCATGACCAACGCCAGTTATCCGATCCACTATCTCGGGACCTGGCTGCACCGGCACGGCAGGCATCGCAACGAGGCCGGGAACTCCCGACTGCCGATGCGGATCATGCGCGCGCTCGGCTGGGTGATCGAGCCGCGCAGCATGCGCGACCTGCGCCACGCCGAGCAGGTCGTCGACGGCTTGATCGCCGACCATCGCAGCGGGCGCATCGACCGTAAGGACAACCTGCTCGCCGCGCTGATCGACGCCGCCGATCCGGAGACCGGCTACCGGTACACCGATCAGGAGATCCACGACGAGCTGATGACCTTCATCGGCGCGGGCATGGAGACCACCGCGACCGCGCTGAGCTGGGTATGGCAGCTGCTCTCCGAATATCCCGAGGCCAGGGCGCGGCTGCGAGAGGAGGTCCGCACGGTGCTCGGCGGGCGCCCGGCGCGTGCCGCCGATCTGGACCGGCTGCCGTGGACCCAGGCCGTGGTGGCCGAGACCATGCGGTTGCTGCCGCCCGTGGTCGGGCTCGGCCGCACCGCGAAGGCGCACGACGTGCTCGGCGGCTACCGGATCAAGCCCGGTGACACCGTGATCACCGTCATCCACGGCGTGCACCACAGCAACCGGGTGTGGGACCGGCCCGACGAATTCGACCCGAGCCGGTACCTGCCCGAGCAGGTGGAGCGCGAGCACAAGCGGGCGACCATGCCCTTCGGCGCAGGCAAGCGGATGTGCGTCGCCTCGGGTTTCGCGAGCATGGAGGCCGCGCTGGTGGTGGCCACCTTCGCCCAGCACCTGGAGTTCGACGCGGTATCGGACAAACGGATCCGGCGGCAGAACTCGTTCACCGGTGGTCCGGACGGGCCGCTGCCGATGCGGCCGCGGTTCCTGCCGGAGCTGGAGCGGGCGGACACCGCCGTATAG
- a CDS encoding DeoR/GlpR family DNA-binding transcription regulator has translation MTGPTDRPQRWNRLLELLAESGRLSVEEAAERLGVSSATVRRDFTALAEQQLATRTHGGVVATSVAYDLPARYRQTGGEAKQRIAEHAASLVDPRAVIAMNGGTTTTAVARALAGRTDLGITGDEQLTIVTNALNIAGEMVLRPHMRTVVLGGVARRESYELHGPLAERALAELRLDELILGVNAISAEGGAQCRHIDEAGVTTEMVRRSRHVMVVATADKLERTALARICSIEQVQVLVTDTDADPAAVAAIRATGVRVDVV, from the coding sequence ATGACGGGACCGACCGACCGCCCGCAACGGTGGAACCGCCTGCTCGAACTGCTCGCCGAATCCGGGCGGCTCTCGGTGGAGGAGGCCGCCGAGCGACTCGGCGTGTCCTCGGCGACCGTGCGCCGCGACTTCACCGCGCTGGCCGAGCAGCAGCTCGCCACCAGGACGCACGGCGGTGTGGTCGCCACCTCGGTGGCCTACGACCTGCCCGCCCGCTACCGGCAGACCGGCGGCGAGGCCAAGCAGCGCATCGCCGAACACGCTGCGTCCCTGGTAGATCCGCGCGCGGTGATCGCGATGAACGGCGGCACCACGACCACCGCGGTGGCGCGTGCGCTGGCCGGGCGCACCGATCTGGGCATCACCGGCGACGAGCAGCTGACCATCGTCACCAACGCGCTCAACATCGCGGGCGAGATGGTGCTGCGCCCGCATATGCGCACGGTCGTGCTCGGCGGCGTCGCCCGCCGCGAGTCCTACGAATTGCACGGCCCGCTCGCCGAACGCGCGCTCGCCGAACTGCGCCTGGACGAGCTGATCCTCGGCGTGAACGCGATCTCGGCGGAGGGCGGCGCGCAGTGCAGGCATATCGATGAGGCCGGGGTGACCACCGAGATGGTGCGCCGTTCCCGCCACGTCATGGTGGTGGCCACCGCGGACAAGCTGGAACGCACCGCGCTGGCCCGCATCTGCAGCATCGAGCAGGTCCAGGTGCTGGTCACCGACACCGACGCCGATCCCGCCGCGGTCGCGGCGATTCGCGCGACGGGGGTGCGCGTCGACGTGGTGTGA
- a CDS encoding CocE/NonD family hydrolase, which produces MSIRRSTATLLRLVTVAGVLIASALLPTVAPRATAEPSPTVGLPKANARTGLPDGWQPAPERYGVGEQKNVELPMADGVVLRADVRYPTDASGAPAAGPFPIVLTQSAYGKDSAGLVRLLSYEGLGPLLEQALPSVVDVAKQIGDAAGYGDYFVERGYISVIVDIRGTGSSNGQWSILQPQEREDAKRVIRWAAALPNSTGEVGLWGLSYLGMSELFAAGVLEQDSPVKAMFPLMVGNHAFQDLLGHDGFYNTAFLASMLQVPITLLPQLDPILGLYREPGKLASVFVDHLLSHFRPEGTWPSLFNALADGDRAYNGPYWESRAIDTVLDRVGAAGIPTYLIGGQYDLLQDGTPRTFAGLQNAYAGRSHHGPMPAHAPSSGRFQMLTGPWFHIQPGVQRNTDIDMHALQLAWFDRWLKDDRNGIDETETPLHAIDINGNVIESATYPVRETPTRNLYLAADGRLTPDRPVVESGSDRVRFSPVNGGTICNASFSRNFSGVYELLTTLAGVDDPCARFPAHPDIPGLLDNPQYTTDPFTEPTVLAGPIGATLFAVSNTPASAFSVTVQDIAPDGTAFALTDGQLAGNFRALDEERTWRAADGSVLGAFHPGTRESMLPVVPGELTEYNVKVRPAFHVFEPGHRLQVTIASGDAPTHIFNPKDYPALLGGEYDIQRTGQAASFLTLPLAGLSRPRP; this is translated from the coding sequence ATGAGCATCCGGCGATCCACCGCAACGCTGCTCCGCCTCGTCACCGTGGCCGGTGTGCTCATCGCGTCCGCGCTGTTGCCGACGGTCGCGCCGCGCGCCACCGCTGAGCCGTCGCCCACCGTCGGTCTGCCGAAGGCGAACGCCCGCACCGGATTACCCGACGGGTGGCAGCCTGCGCCGGAACGCTACGGCGTCGGCGAGCAGAAGAATGTCGAACTGCCGATGGCCGACGGTGTGGTCCTGCGCGCCGACGTCCGTTATCCGACAGACGCTTCCGGCGCACCCGCGGCCGGGCCCTTCCCGATCGTGCTGACCCAGTCGGCGTACGGGAAGGACAGCGCCGGGCTGGTGCGGCTGCTGTCCTATGAGGGGCTCGGTCCGCTGCTGGAGCAGGCCTTGCCGAGCGTCGTCGACGTGGCGAAGCAGATCGGCGATGCCGCGGGCTATGGCGACTATTTCGTCGAACGCGGCTACATCAGCGTGATCGTCGACATCCGTGGCACCGGCTCGTCCAACGGGCAATGGAGCATCCTGCAACCGCAGGAGCGCGAGGACGCGAAGCGCGTGATCCGGTGGGCGGCAGCACTGCCCAACTCGACCGGCGAGGTGGGGCTGTGGGGGCTGTCCTACCTCGGGATGAGCGAACTGTTCGCCGCCGGTGTGCTGGAACAGGATTCGCCGGTCAAGGCGATGTTCCCGCTGATGGTCGGCAATCACGCGTTCCAGGATCTGCTCGGGCATGACGGCTTCTACAACACCGCGTTCCTCGCCTCGATGCTGCAGGTCCCGATCACCCTGCTGCCGCAGCTCGATCCGATCCTCGGGCTGTACCGCGAGCCCGGCAAGCTGGCCAGTGTCTTCGTCGACCACTTGCTCTCGCACTTTCGGCCAGAGGGCACGTGGCCGTCGTTGTTCAACGCGCTGGCCGACGGCGACCGGGCCTACAACGGTCCGTACTGGGAGTCGCGAGCGATCGACACGGTGCTGGATCGAGTCGGGGCCGCGGGCATTCCGACCTATCTGATCGGCGGACAGTACGACCTGCTGCAGGACGGCACGCCGCGGACCTTCGCCGGATTGCAGAACGCCTACGCGGGCCGTTCGCACCACGGGCCGATGCCGGCGCACGCGCCATCGAGCGGCCGCTTCCAAATGCTCACCGGCCCTTGGTTTCACATCCAACCCGGCGTGCAACGCAACACCGACATCGATATGCACGCCCTGCAACTGGCCTGGTTCGATCGGTGGCTGAAGGACGACCGCAACGGCATCGACGAGACCGAGACCCCGTTGCACGCCATCGACATCAACGGCAACGTGATCGAGAGCGCGACCTATCCGGTGCGCGAAACCCCCACCCGCAACCTCTATCTGGCCGCCGATGGGCGGCTCACGCCGGATCGCCCGGTGGTGGAGTCGGGTTCGGATCGGGTGCGCTTCAGCCCGGTCAACGGCGGCACCATCTGCAATGCCTCGTTCTCGCGCAACTTCTCCGGCGTCTACGAGTTGCTGACCACGCTGGCCGGGGTCGACGATCCATGCGCGCGGTTTCCCGCGCATCCGGACATCCCTGGGCTGCTGGACAATCCGCAGTACACGACCGATCCGTTCACCGAGCCGACCGTGCTGGCCGGGCCCATCGGCGCCACGCTGTTCGCCGTGTCGAACACACCGGCCTCGGCGTTCAGCGTGACCGTGCAGGACATCGCACCGGACGGCACCGCGTTCGCGCTCACCGACGGACAGCTCGCGGGCAACTTCCGTGCGCTGGACGAGGAGCGGACCTGGCGCGCCGCCGACGGCAGCGTGCTCGGCGCGTTCCACCCGGGAACCAGGGAATCCATGCTGCCGGTGGTGCCGGGGGAGCTGACCGAGTACAACGTCAAGGTGCGCCCGGCATTCCATGTGTTCGAGCCCGGCCATCGGTTGCAGGTGACCATCGCCTCCGGCGACGCGCCGACCCATATCTTCAACCCGAAGGACTACCCGGCACTGCTCGGCGGCGAGTACGACATCCAGCGCACCGGGCAGGCGGCCTCGTTCCTCACGCTGCCGCTGGCGGGCCTGTCGCGGCCGCGACCCTGA
- a CDS encoding AMP-binding protein produces the protein MSAIGNAARALLVNLHSVTVLQRAGLIDLRAPVGMLRASRAVRRYGGIAGPVRISARRAPERVALLDELGPLTYRELEERSNALARGLIGLGLGPGDTVAALSRDRRELVDTMLAVAKIGARLVLLNTGFAGPQLADVAAREGVRAVVYDAEFADLLRVLPAEVCRVVAVHEGTAGTPTVEGLIAGNDTAELAPPSRQGGFVLLTGGTTGTPKGVPREVRSPLAAAALLERIPLRRNQTLVLAAPLFHGTALNQFILALSLCSTVVLRRRFDATATLAAVAAQRAQVLVLVPTMLRRILDLGPEALAAHDTSSLRIVFSAGSALPAALGEAATAAFGDVLYNFYGSTEVGVAAIATPRDWRAAPGTVGKPPTACTVRLYDEDGQVITEPGRRGTIYVRSVLSFTGYSGGGTKDSVDGLLSSGDVGHWDAGGRLFIDGRDDDMIVSGGENVFPGEVEELLYAHPAIAEAAIVAVPDDEFGQRLAAFVVRHPGHELDADAVRAHVKANLARFKVPRDVTFVDELPRTNTGKLLRRGLAGH, from the coding sequence ATGTCCGCCATCGGAAATGCCGCACGCGCATTGCTGGTCAATCTGCATTCGGTGACCGTCTTGCAGCGCGCGGGTTTGATCGATCTGCGGGCGCCGGTCGGGATGCTGCGCGCGTCGCGGGCGGTGCGCCGCTACGGCGGTATCGCGGGGCCGGTGCGGATCTCGGCCCGGCGCGCACCCGAGCGCGTCGCGTTGCTCGATGAACTCGGCCCGCTCACCTACCGGGAGCTGGAGGAGCGCAGCAACGCGCTCGCGCGTGGCCTCATCGGTCTCGGTCTCGGCCCCGGTGACACGGTGGCCGCCCTGAGCCGGGATCGGCGCGAACTGGTGGACACCATGCTCGCCGTCGCCAAGATCGGGGCCAGGCTGGTGCTGCTGAACACCGGCTTCGCCGGACCGCAGCTGGCCGATGTCGCGGCCCGCGAGGGCGTGCGCGCCGTGGTGTACGACGCGGAATTCGCCGACCTGCTGCGGGTGCTGCCCGCCGAGGTGTGCCGGGTGGTCGCGGTGCACGAGGGGACGGCGGGCACCCCGACGGTCGAGGGACTGATCGCGGGCAACGACACCGCCGAGCTGGCGCCGCCATCGCGCCAGGGCGGCTTCGTGCTGCTCACCGGCGGCACCACCGGCACACCGAAAGGGGTGCCGCGCGAGGTGCGCTCGCCGCTCGCGGCGGCCGCGCTGCTCGAGCGAATCCCGTTGCGCCGCAATCAGACGCTGGTGCTGGCCGCACCGCTGTTTCACGGCACCGCGCTGAACCAGTTCATTCTCGCGCTGTCGCTGTGCTCGACGGTGGTGCTGCGCAGGCGATTCGACGCGACCGCGACGCTGGCCGCGGTCGCCGCGCAGCGGGCACAGGTGCTGGTGCTGGTGCCGACCATGCTGCGCCGGATACTCGACCTGGGCCCCGAGGCGCTGGCCGCGCACGACACCAGCAGCCTGCGCATCGTCTTCAGCGCCGGGTCTGCCCTGCCCGCCGCGCTCGGTGAGGCGGCCACCGCGGCGTTCGGCGACGTGCTCTACAACTTCTACGGCTCGACCGAGGTCGGGGTGGCCGCCATTGCCACGCCGCGGGATTGGCGCGCGGCACCCGGGACGGTGGGTAAGCCGCCGACGGCGTGCACGGTCCGGCTCTACGACGAGGACGGGCAAGTGATCACCGAACCGGGCAGGCGCGGCACGATCTACGTGCGCAGCGTGTTGTCGTTCACCGGATACTCCGGCGGCGGCACCAAGGACAGCGTCGACGGCCTGCTGTCCTCCGGTGATGTCGGGCACTGGGACGCGGGCGGTCGGCTGTTCATCGACGGCCGCGACGACGACATGATCGTCTCCGGCGGCGAGAACGTCTTTCCCGGCGAGGTCGAAGAGCTGCTCTACGCGCATCCGGCGATCGCGGAGGCCGCGATCGTCGCGGTGCCCGACGACGAATTCGGCCAGCGGCTGGCGGCTTTCGTCGTGCGCCACCCCGGGCACGAACTCGACGCCGACGCGGTCCGTGCGCACGTGAAGGCCAACCTGGCCCGGTTCAAGGTGCCGCGCGATGTCACGTTCGTCGACGAACTACCGCGCACCAACACCGGAAAGCTGCTGCGCCGAGGCCTGGCGGGGCACTGA
- a CDS encoding TetR/AcrR family transcriptional regulator, whose protein sequence is MARREEETKDGRSYGGLSREQRVAQRQARLLDAALELYGTQGYAATSIERLCAVANVSTRSFYEDMGSREALLIALVNRITSHAVARALESLAKTENEPLSTRVVEGFRAYLAVTCADQRSARVCYVEVVGVSPAVEQWRAEQRRLLSALLVSEAERGVARGEAKPRRFDLFGLAVIGAVNSLAQELVHSTKPDSVVTLDEICDEIAYLVHAGLAYA, encoded by the coding sequence GTGGCACGGCGGGAAGAGGAGACGAAGGACGGTCGCAGCTACGGCGGGCTGTCGCGGGAACAACGGGTGGCCCAACGGCAGGCCCGTTTGCTCGATGCCGCCTTGGAGCTATACGGAACTCAGGGCTACGCGGCCACTTCCATCGAGCGACTGTGCGCGGTGGCCAATGTTTCCACGCGCAGTTTCTACGAGGATATGGGCAGCCGGGAAGCCTTGCTGATCGCGCTGGTGAATCGGATTACCTCGCACGCCGTCGCGCGGGCCCTGGAATCACTGGCGAAAACCGAGAACGAACCGTTGTCGACCAGGGTGGTCGAAGGCTTTCGCGCCTATCTCGCGGTGACCTGTGCGGATCAACGTTCGGCCCGGGTCTGCTATGTCGAGGTGGTCGGGGTGAGTCCCGCGGTCGAGCAGTGGCGGGCCGAACAGCGGCGGCTGTTGTCGGCATTATTGGTCAGCGAGGCCGAGCGGGGCGTCGCCCGGGGCGAGGCCAAGCCGCGGCGCTTCGATCTTTTCGGGCTCGCGGTGATCGGCGCGGTGAACTCACTGGCCCAGGAATTGGTGCACAGCACGAAACCGGATTCGGTCGTCACGCTCGACGAAATCTGCGACGAGATCGCCTATCTCGTGCACGCGGGCCTCGCGTACGCCTGA
- a CDS encoding lipase family protein yields MSVRNGGRVVVLGVIALMATWMGLGSGQAVPGPDVRVEPAPALTLPPELDDFYRPSAGAVAAAQPGEILRARAIYPAFMGILRLNVDAWQLLYRTTNSQGEPIATVTTILKPRGPAPAGGSKLLSYQIAEDSGAQYCAPSYVAQSGAIPVDYVNAAETLIPIAAGLGQGWTIAMPDYQGPNSAYGASRMNAQATLDGIRAAENFAPAQLSGPRTPVALWGYSGGTIPTAFVPEIKEEYAPELNIVGAAAGGVAAGDYAGVVRHNNDGVYAGLISAAFVGLATEYPEMQRVLRERVDLLGQFVLASKKVLCHPQGALLFPGFNYLGTFQGADPLALPEIRDAIADNSLGQRTPSVPIYFYHAQNDELIPIAGTDAAVRKYCDGAAPSVTYVREFAAEHLSGVVSHLPGAFYWLKDRLDGVAAPQGCTITSPVSTIPEPQFGQALSEILPPMAQALVGQAIGAHR; encoded by the coding sequence ATGAGCGTGCGCAACGGTGGGCGCGTGGTCGTCCTCGGCGTCATCGCACTGATGGCGACATGGATGGGGCTCGGCTCGGGGCAGGCGGTACCCGGGCCGGACGTGCGGGTGGAGCCCGCCCCGGCACTTACCCTCCCGCCCGAACTGGATGACTTCTATCGGCCGTCCGCCGGTGCCGTCGCGGCCGCGCAGCCGGGGGAGATCCTGCGCGCGCGGGCGATCTATCCCGCGTTCATGGGCATCCTGCGGCTGAATGTCGACGCGTGGCAGCTGCTCTACCGCACCACGAACAGTCAGGGCGAGCCGATCGCGACGGTCACCACGATCCTGAAGCCGCGCGGGCCCGCCCCGGCGGGCGGCTCGAAGCTGCTCTCCTATCAAATCGCCGAGGACAGCGGCGCGCAGTACTGCGCGCCCTCGTATGTGGCCCAATCCGGGGCCATCCCGGTCGATTACGTCAACGCGGCCGAGACCCTCATCCCGATCGCCGCCGGGCTCGGGCAGGGCTGGACCATCGCGATGCCCGACTATCAGGGTCCGAACTCGGCCTACGGCGCGTCGCGGATGAATGCCCAGGCGACGCTCGACGGCATCCGCGCCGCGGAGAACTTCGCGCCCGCGCAGTTGAGCGGGCCGCGAACGCCGGTCGCGCTGTGGGGCTACTCCGGCGGCACGATTCCGACGGCCTTCGTGCCGGAGATCAAGGAGGAATACGCGCCGGAACTCAATATCGTCGGCGCCGCCGCGGGCGGGGTCGCGGCGGGCGACTATGCCGGCGTGGTGCGCCACAACAATGACGGCGTCTATGCCGGGCTGATTTCCGCCGCGTTCGTCGGCCTCGCCACCGAATACCCGGAAATGCAGCGTGTGCTGCGCGAGCGGGTGGATCTTCTCGGGCAATTCGTGCTGGCCTCGAAGAAGGTGCTGTGCCACCCGCAGGGCGCCCTTCTTTTCCCGGGTTTCAACTATCTCGGCACATTCCAGGGTGCGGACCCGTTGGCGCTGCCGGAGATTCGGGACGCCATTGCCGATAATTCCCTCGGGCAGCGGACCCCGTCCGTGCCGATCTACTTCTATCACGCGCAGAACGACGAACTCATTCCGATTGCCGGCACCGATGCGGCGGTGCGGAAATACTGTGACGGCGCGGCGCCGAGCGTGACCTATGTGCGGGAATTCGCGGCCGAGCACCTTTCCGGTGTGGTGTCGCATCTGCCCGGCGCGTTCTATTGGCTGAAGGATCGGCTCGACGGCGTCGCCGCGCCGCAGGGTTGCACCATCACCAGTCCGGTGAGCACGATTCCGGAACCGCAATTCGGCCAGGCGCTCTCGGAGATTCTGCCGCCCATGGCACAGGCGCTCGTCGGGCAGGCGATCGGCGCGCACCGGTAG
- a CDS encoding carbohydrate ABC transporter permease — protein MTADTDVTIERVTGTVVPAGRAERPKVRAKRRRWELTAVGVVIAALFLLPFIVMVLGSLKDRAEILRIPPTYIPESWHPDNYATMWDTPETPLPFNMASTVIISVFATVLVLLVAIPAAYYTARHKFPGRAVFLGLVLVTQMLQPTVLVTGLIREFFAIGINDTFLAMILVNAAFNLSFAVWILHSFFAAIPVEIEEAAQLDGLSRWQTLVRVSLPLVWPGIVTATIFVVVSCWNEFAASLVVLTTPENQPLSVALTKFVGQYDTSWQYVFAISTVGIIPVVILFALIEKRLVAGLTAGSVK, from the coding sequence ATGACCGCCGACACCGACGTGACGATCGAGCGGGTCACCGGCACCGTCGTGCCCGCGGGGCGGGCTGAGCGGCCCAAGGTCCGGGCCAAACGCCGCCGCTGGGAACTGACCGCGGTGGGCGTGGTGATCGCGGCGCTGTTCCTGCTGCCGTTCATCGTGATGGTGCTCGGCTCGTTGAAGGACCGCGCCGAAATCCTGCGCATCCCACCGACTTACATTCCCGAGTCGTGGCATCCGGACAACTACGCCACCATGTGGGACACCCCGGAGACACCGCTGCCGTTCAACATGGCGAGCACGGTGATCATCTCGGTGTTCGCCACGGTGCTGGTGCTGCTGGTCGCCATCCCGGCCGCGTATTACACGGCGCGGCACAAGTTTCCGGGTCGCGCGGTGTTCCTCGGCCTGGTGCTGGTGACCCAGATGTTGCAGCCGACGGTGCTGGTGACCGGTCTGATCCGGGAATTCTTCGCGATCGGCATCAACGACACCTTCCTGGCGATGATCCTGGTGAACGCCGCGTTCAACCTCTCGTTCGCGGTCTGGATCCTGCACAGCTTCTTCGCCGCCATCCCGGTGGAGATCGAGGAGGCCGCGCAGCTGGACGGGCTGAGCCGCTGGCAGACCCTGGTCCGGGTGAGCCTGCCGCTGGTGTGGCCCGGCATCGTCACCGCGACCATCTTCGTCGTGGTCTCCTGCTGGAACGAATTCGCCGCCAGCCTGGTGGTGCTGACCACGCCGGAGAATCAGCCGCTCTCGGTCGCGCTGACCAAGTTCGTCGGTCAGTACGACACCTCGTGGCAATACGTTTTCGCTATCTCCACCGTGGGCATCATCCCGGTCGTCATCCTGTTCGCGCTGATCGAAAAGCGCCTGGTGGCCGGTCTTACCGCGGGCAGCGTCAAGTAG
- a CDS encoding carbohydrate ABC transporter permease: MRRKGTLAAIPWIGPSLVLIAAIVAFPACYMVWTSTRDLSAYGQDRGAAGLENFRTLFGISELGSVLLHTVVWVVAVVLITLVISAGLAQFLSKDFPGRTAVRMAVLVPWAASVVMTTTIFYYMLDPDVGIANRFLVDIGLLDRGYGFTKQPTPAFLVAIGVAVFVSIPFTTYTILAGLQSIPAEISEAGRVDGASAWQRYRYLILPQLRPAIAVATIINIINSFNSLPILQVITGSIAGFQADTTTTLMFKLIRQNQQVDTAAAMSVLNFVLIIVIIAIYVKVIRPTQEVDG, encoded by the coding sequence GTGCGGCGGAAAGGAACTCTGGCGGCGATACCGTGGATCGGACCCTCGCTGGTCCTGATCGCGGCTATCGTCGCCTTCCCCGCCTGCTACATGGTGTGGACCAGTACCAGGGATCTGAGCGCCTACGGGCAGGATCGCGGCGCGGCCGGACTGGAGAACTTCCGCACTCTGTTCGGGATCTCCGAGCTCGGCTCGGTGCTGCTGCACACGGTGGTCTGGGTCGTCGCCGTCGTCCTGATCACGCTGGTGATCTCGGCGGGCCTGGCCCAGTTCCTCAGCAAGGACTTCCCCGGCCGCACCGCGGTCCGGATGGCCGTGCTGGTGCCGTGGGCCGCGTCGGTGGTGATGACGACGACGATCTTCTACTACATGCTCGATCCCGACGTCGGCATCGCGAACCGGTTCCTGGTCGATATCGGCCTGCTGGACCGCGGTTACGGCTTCACCAAGCAGCCGACACCGGCGTTCCTGGTCGCGATCGGCGTCGCGGTGTTCGTCTCGATCCCGTTCACCACCTACACGATTCTGGCCGGGCTGCAGTCGATTCCGGCCGAGATCAGTGAGGCGGGCCGGGTCGACGGTGCGAGCGCCTGGCAGCGGTACCGGTATCTCATTCTGCCGCAGCTGCGTCCGGCGATCGCCGTCGCGACGATCATCAACATCATCAACTCGTTCAACTCGTTGCCGATCCTGCAGGTGATCACCGGCAGTATCGCCGGCTTCCAGGCCGACACCACGACGACGTTGATGTTCAAGCTGATTCGGCAGAACCAGCAGGTCGACACCGCCGCGGCGATGAGCGTGCTGAACTTCGTCCTGATCATCGTGATCATCGCGATCTATGTGAAGGTGATCCGGCCTACCCAGGAGGTGGACGGATGA